From the genome of Candidatus Defluviilinea proxima:
TTTTGCACAGATGTTACCAGGTGAGACCAGTGCAACTGTGGAAGCGCGCATCCTGATGTCACCGCTTAGTGCCAAGCTACTTTTGCGCGCACTTCAAGAAAATATCGGCCGTTACGAGGCTGCCTTTGGAGAGATCAAGATACCTATCGCAAATTCACTTGCCGATAATCTTTTTAAAGGACTTCATCCGCCCGAACCGCCGAAAGAATAAATCCATATTTATAATGAAAGTTGAAGGTCACCATGCATAAGCTCGAAAAGATCGCAGAACAAATCAGACAAAACTTTGAAGTACGCACAGCCGTACGGGATGAGGCGTTGAAGCAGGCACGTCAACTTACAAGAGCCTGCTCCCTCGCAATCCGTGCCGTACATCGGAATGACTTCGATGTCATGGAAAACAACCTTGCGGAGGCACGTACACTGGCAGACAAGCTACGCAATGACCTTAAAACTCATCCTGACATGTATTATGCAGGCTACTCACAGGATTCTCTCAAGGAATTCGTCGAAGCGAACGTGACCTGTGCCCTGATCCAAAATCAGGCACTTCACACACCCGAAGATCTAGGAGTCGAGTACGCCACTTACCTCAACGGTCTTTCGGAAGTGGTT
Proteins encoded in this window:
- a CDS encoding haloacid dehalogenase, whose protein sequence is MHKLEKIAEQIRQNFEVRTAVRDEALKQARQLTRACSLAIRAVHRNDFDVMENNLAEARTLADKLRNDLKTHPDMYYAGYSQDSLKEFVEANVTCALIQNQALHTPEDLGVEYATYLNGLSEVVGELRRRILDILRSGYSQEAERLLNHMDDIYSVLVTMDYPDAITNGLRRQTDLVRGLIEKTRGDVTFSLRGEDLTQAISRLSKQLDSGKTDIEKRSGVPIHSSDEE
- a CDS encoding DUF3467 domain-containing protein, which gives rise to MTTPTPQQPPQTPGPKLEFSEGLKPLYTNLARISHSPADIVIDFAQMLPGETSATVEARILMSPLSAKLLLRALQENIGRYEAAFGEIKIPIANSLADNLFKGLHPPEPPKE